In Afipia sp. GAS231, a single window of DNA contains:
- the phnC gene encoding phosphonate ABC transporter ATP-binding protein has product MLVVEGLTCRFGTKAAVDNASFSIAPGSFVGVIGRSGAGKSTLLRMINRLAEPSEGRILFEGVDVTALRGKDLRQWRARSAMIFQQFNLVGRLDVLTNVLMGRLADIPSWRSLTQTWPEQDRALAMSALEQFDMASLAAQRADQLSGGQQQRVAIARALVQEPDIILADEPIASLDPRNTRIVMDALLRINKHFGITVICNLHSLDLARSYCDRLIGMSAGRVVFDGAPAVLTDLIARELYDLEANDVMGGAPVAAPEVSGVPALGTAAAA; this is encoded by the coding sequence ATGCTGGTGGTTGAAGGTTTGACGTGTCGTTTCGGCACAAAAGCCGCGGTGGATAATGCGTCATTCTCAATCGCGCCAGGCAGCTTCGTCGGCGTGATCGGCCGTTCGGGCGCCGGCAAGTCGACGCTGCTGCGGATGATCAACCGTCTTGCAGAACCTTCCGAAGGCCGCATCCTGTTCGAAGGCGTCGACGTGACTGCGCTGCGGGGCAAGGACTTGCGGCAGTGGCGCGCGCGCTCGGCGATGATCTTTCAGCAATTCAATCTGGTCGGCCGGCTCGACGTGCTCACCAACGTGCTGATGGGCCGGCTTGCCGACATCCCGTCCTGGCGCTCGCTGACGCAAACCTGGCCGGAACAGGACAGGGCGCTGGCGATGTCGGCGCTCGAACAGTTCGACATGGCCTCGCTCGCGGCCCAGCGCGCCGACCAGCTTTCCGGCGGCCAGCAGCAGCGGGTCGCGATCGCTCGCGCGCTGGTGCAGGAACCTGACATCATTCTCGCCGACGAGCCGATCGCCTCGCTCGATCCCCGCAACACGCGGATCGTGATGGACGCGCTGCTGCGCATCAACAAGCATTTCGGCATCACCGTGATCTGCAACCTGCATTCGCTCGATCTGGCGCGGAGCTATTGCGACCGCCTGATCGGGATGTCCGCGGGCCGCGTGGTGTTCGACGGCGCGCCGGCTGTTCTGACCGACCTTATCGCGCGCGAGCTCTACGATCTCGAAGCCAATGACGTCATGGGCGGTGCGCCGGTCGCGGCTCCCGAAGTTTCAGGCGTTCCCGCGCTCGGCACCGCCGCCGCGGCCTGA
- the phnG gene encoding phosphonate C-P lyase system protein PhnG encodes MMASDENQKHESAGQARRKAAMAVLAHIDAAEILDRLGAIASPVHENLREPENGLVMVRGRVGGDGAAFNLGEATVSRAAVRLSTGEVGFGYTLGRDRHKAQMVALCDAMVQSAEFAEIVETKVIAPLRAAMIAVRNQKAAEAAATRVDFYTLVRGEG; translated from the coding sequence ATGATGGCAAGCGACGAAAATCAGAAGCACGAAAGCGCAGGGCAGGCGCGCCGCAAGGCCGCCATGGCGGTGCTGGCGCACATTGACGCGGCCGAGATCCTGGATCGTCTCGGCGCCATCGCATCGCCGGTGCACGAGAATTTACGCGAGCCCGAGAACGGCCTCGTGATGGTGCGCGGCCGCGTCGGCGGCGACGGCGCGGCGTTCAACCTCGGCGAAGCCACGGTGTCGCGCGCGGCGGTGCGGCTTTCGACCGGCGAAGTCGGCTTCGGCTACACGCTCGGCCGCGACCGGCACAAGGCGCAGATGGTCGCGCTGTGCGATGCCATGGTGCAGTCGGCTGAATTCGCTGAAATCGTGGAAACCAAAGTGATTGCGCCGCTGCGCGCGGCGATGATCGCAGTGCGGAACCAGAAGGCCGCCGAGGCCGCGGCGACGCGGGTCGATTTCTACACGCTGGTGCGCGGGGAAGGCTGA
- the phnE gene encoding phosphonate ABC transporter, permease protein PhnE, with amino-acid sequence MSQLPKPDRQRLRAKYPDVFDRPASARLAMPAMIAGAFAIFVFGLVDLEFSPTKLFNGLHQLGWITLMMIPPDPGSSLPLYLSALGETLSIALLGTTLAAIMALPVSLLAARNIVPSNFIRFPVRRFLDSIRGVDTLIWALVWINVVGLGPFAGVLAIAVSDFGAFGKLFSEAIEAADKKQVEGIRASGGNALHEIRFGLMPQVLPVIAGQVLYFIESNTRSATIIGIVGAGGIGLQLAEQIRVLEWQKVSFLILMILVAVAAIDWISTKLRFAIIGQRAVT; translated from the coding sequence ATGAGCCAGTTGCCGAAGCCGGACCGCCAACGGTTGCGGGCGAAATACCCTGATGTTTTCGATCGACCGGCTTCTGCCCGGCTGGCGATGCCGGCGATGATCGCTGGCGCTTTCGCCATCTTCGTCTTCGGGCTGGTCGATCTGGAGTTTTCGCCGACGAAACTGTTCAACGGGCTACACCAGCTCGGCTGGATCACGCTGATGATGATCCCGCCCGATCCCGGATCGTCGCTGCCGCTCTATCTTTCTGCGCTGGGCGAAACCCTCTCGATTGCGCTGCTCGGGACCACGCTCGCCGCCATCATGGCATTACCGGTCAGCCTGCTGGCGGCGCGCAACATCGTTCCCTCCAATTTCATCCGCTTTCCGGTGCGGCGTTTTCTGGACTCGATCCGCGGCGTCGACACGCTGATCTGGGCGCTGGTCTGGATCAATGTCGTCGGCCTCGGCCCGTTCGCCGGCGTGCTGGCAATCGCGGTGTCGGATTTCGGCGCGTTCGGCAAATTGTTTTCCGAAGCCATCGAGGCCGCCGACAAGAAGCAGGTCGAGGGCATCCGGGCCTCCGGCGGCAACGCGCTGCACGAGATACGCTTCGGCCTGATGCCGCAGGTGCTGCCCGTGATCGCGGGGCAGGTGCTGTATTTCATCGAATCGAACACCCGCTCGGCCACCATCATCGGCATCGTCGGCGCCGGCGGCATCGGCCTGCAGCTCGCCGAGCAGATCCGCGTGCTGGAATGGCAGAAGGTCTCGTTCCTGATCCTGATGATCCTGGTCGCGGTCGCCGCAATCGACTGGATTTCCACCAAATTGCGCTTCGCCATCATCGGCCAGCGCGCGGTGACGTAG
- the phnL gene encoding phosphonate C-P lyase system protein PhnL, protein MTAMIDITNAKKSFTMHLQGGIELPVVHGVSFRVEPGECVVLSGPSGAGKSSILKMIFGNYRCDGGKIGIRHQGSVIDLATAEPRQVLSVRRSTIGYVSQFLRAVPRVATIDVVAEPLIANGTARAEAREKAGALLRRLNIPERLLALPPSTFSGGEQQRVNIARGFISDLPILLLDEPTASLDAANRAVVVELVAQKKREGVAMVAIVHDDEIRHLIADRIVDVTSFAAAA, encoded by the coding sequence ATGACCGCGATGATCGACATCACCAACGCCAAAAAGAGTTTCACGATGCACCTGCAGGGCGGCATCGAATTGCCCGTGGTGCACGGCGTCTCGTTCCGTGTCGAGCCGGGCGAATGTGTGGTACTGTCGGGGCCGTCAGGCGCCGGGAAATCCTCGATCCTGAAGATGATCTTCGGCAATTACCGCTGCGACGGCGGCAAGATCGGAATCCGTCACCAGGGCTCGGTGATCGATCTCGCCACCGCCGAGCCGCGGCAGGTGCTGAGCGTGCGGCGCTCGACCATCGGTTATGTCAGCCAGTTTCTGCGGGCGGTGCCCCGTGTGGCGACGATCGACGTGGTGGCCGAGCCGCTGATTGCGAACGGAACGGCGCGCGCCGAAGCCCGCGAAAAGGCCGGCGCCTTGTTGCGCCGGCTCAATATTCCCGAGCGGCTGTTGGCGCTGCCGCCGTCGACGTTCTCGGGCGGCGAACAGCAGCGGGTCAACATCGCGCGCGGGTTCATTTCGGATCTGCCGATCCTGCTGCTGGATGAACCGACCGCCTCGCTGGACGCCGCCAATCGCGCCGTCGTGGTCGAGCTGGTCGCCCAGAAGAAGCGCGAGGGCGTGGCGATGGTCGCCATCGTCCATGACGACGAGATACGCCATCTGATCGCCGACCGAATCGTCGACGTGACATCGTTTGCCGCCGCGGCTTGA
- a CDS encoding carbon-phosphorus lyase complex subunit PhnI, with protein MYVAVKGGERAIENAHRLLAHERRGDRDVPELSLDQISGQLSLGVDRVMTEGSLYDRELAALAMKQARGDMIEAIFLVRAFRATLPRFGATEPVDTGAMQVRRRISSTFKDIPGGQILGPTFDYTHRLLDPQLAEGFTPEEPATGEASTAATPRVTDILGRDGLIETSPEAGADKPVGDLTREPLNFPADRDLRLQNLARADEGFLLALGYSTQRGYGRNHPFAGEIRFGEVEVEFMAEDVGFAVPLGSIAMTECQMVNQFKGSATEAPCFTRGYGLAFGQSERKTMSMALVDRALRARELGEEVIAPAQDDEFVMSHSDNVQATGFVEHLKLPHYVDFQSELGLLRKLRKEFSEANEAPPMQEAAE; from the coding sequence ATGTATGTAGCCGTCAAGGGCGGCGAGCGCGCCATCGAAAACGCCCATCGCCTGCTGGCGCATGAGCGGCGTGGCGACCGCGACGTTCCCGAACTGTCATTGGACCAGATCTCGGGGCAGCTTTCGCTCGGTGTCGATCGCGTCATGACCGAAGGCTCGCTGTACGACCGCGAACTGGCCGCGCTGGCCATGAAACAGGCGCGCGGCGACATGATCGAGGCGATCTTTCTGGTGCGTGCCTTCCGCGCCACCCTGCCGCGCTTCGGCGCCACCGAGCCGGTCGATACCGGCGCGATGCAAGTGCGTCGCCGGATTTCCTCGACCTTCAAGGACATCCCGGGCGGGCAAATTCTCGGCCCCACCTTCGATTACACCCATCGCCTGCTGGATCCGCAACTCGCCGAAGGATTTACGCCGGAAGAACCGGCCACCGGCGAAGCATCGACCGCGGCGACACCACGCGTGACCGACATTCTCGGCCGCGACGGCCTGATCGAGACATCGCCCGAGGCAGGCGCCGACAAACCCGTCGGCGACCTGACGCGGGAGCCGCTGAATTTTCCGGCCGACCGCGATCTGCGCCTGCAAAATCTCGCGCGTGCCGACGAGGGGTTTCTGCTGGCGCTGGGCTATTCGACGCAGCGTGGCTACGGCCGCAACCATCCGTTCGCGGGCGAAATTCGTTTCGGCGAGGTCGAGGTCGAGTTCATGGCCGAGGACGTAGGCTTCGCGGTGCCACTCGGCTCGATTGCGATGACCGAATGCCAGATGGTCAACCAGTTCAAGGGTTCGGCCACCGAAGCGCCGTGTTTCACGCGCGGCTACGGACTTGCGTTTGGGCAGAGCGAACGCAAGACCATGTCAATGGCGCTGGTAGACCGCGCCTTGCGTGCCCGCGAACTCGGTGAGGAAGTAATCGCCCCCGCACAAGACGACGAGTTCGTGATGTCGCACTCCGACAACGTCCAGGCGACCGGCTTCGTCGAACATCTCAAGCTGCCGCATTACGTCGACTTCCAGTCCGAACTCGGCCTGTTGCGCAAACTGCGCAAGGAATTTTCCGAGGCGAATGAAGCGCCGCCGATGCAGGAGGCCGCGGAATGA
- a CDS encoding alpha-D-ribose 1-methylphosphonate 5-phosphate C-P-lyase PhnJ — MNAPAYNFAYLDEQTKRMIRRAILKAIAIPGYQVPFASREMPMPYGWGTGGVQVTAAILGPDDVLKVIDQGSDDTTNAISIRKFFGKTAGVATTTATSDATVIQTRHRIPEAPLHGGQVLVYQVPIPEPLRFLEPRETETRRMHALAEYGLMHVKLYEDIARFGHIATSYAYPVKVNARYVMDPSPTPKFDNPKMDNCPALQLFGAGREKRIYAIPPHTHVVSLDFEDHPFTRYRFDAPCALCGAGDSYLDEIVTDDKGSRMFVCSDTDYCESRQLAGHRGSESAAPHKERAHG, encoded by the coding sequence ATGAACGCGCCGGCTTACAATTTCGCCTATCTCGACGAGCAGACCAAGCGGATGATCCGCCGCGCGATCCTGAAAGCGATCGCGATCCCCGGCTATCAGGTGCCGTTCGCCAGCCGCGAAATGCCGATGCCCTATGGCTGGGGCACCGGCGGCGTGCAGGTGACGGCGGCGATCCTCGGACCAGATGACGTGCTGAAGGTGATCGACCAGGGCTCCGACGACACCACCAACGCGATCTCGATCCGAAAGTTCTTCGGCAAGACCGCCGGCGTCGCCACCACCACCGCGACATCTGATGCCACCGTGATCCAGACCCGGCACCGGATTCCCGAGGCGCCGCTGCATGGCGGCCAGGTGCTGGTCTATCAGGTGCCGATTCCCGAGCCACTGCGCTTCCTGGAGCCGCGCGAGACCGAGACCCGGCGCATGCATGCGCTCGCTGAATACGGTCTGATGCACGTCAAGCTGTACGAGGACATCGCGCGCTTCGGCCATATCGCGACCTCCTACGCCTATCCGGTGAAGGTGAACGCGCGCTATGTGATGGATCCGTCGCCGACGCCGAAATTCGACAATCCGAAGATGGACAATTGCCCGGCGCTGCAATTGTTTGGCGCCGGCCGCGAGAAACGCATCTATGCGATCCCGCCGCACACTCATGTGGTGTCGCTCGACTTCGAGGATCATCCGTTCACGCGCTACCGGTTCGACGCCCCCTGCGCGCTGTGCGGCGCCGGCGATTCCTATCTCGACGAGATCGTCACCGACGACAAAGGTAGCCGGATGTTCGTCTGCTCCGATACGGATTACTGTGAGTCGCGCCAGTTGGCTGGCCATCGCGGCAGCGAGAGCGCGGCCCCGCACAAGGAGAGGGCACATGGCTGA
- the phnF gene encoding phosphonate metabolism transcriptional regulator PhnF, whose amino-acid sequence MSMQDTASGVALWRQVADGIERGIADGRFAAGEKLPGEMEIAETYRVNRHTVRRALATLAERGLVRAERGSGTYVEVRRLAYPLRSRTRFSEIVGAGGQEPRGQLIDASDDVATRELARELGLKTGAPLIRIESIRSADRTPICVSTTWLSAERFPDAGKVFANLRSMTKLLAHYGVRDYRRSSTRITAGIVEATDAARLDLTLGRPILVVDSTDVDTEGRPLVTKRSRFAAERVEFLVENS is encoded by the coding sequence ATGAGCATGCAGGACACGGCTTCGGGCGTGGCGCTGTGGCGGCAAGTTGCCGACGGCATCGAGCGCGGCATCGCCGACGGCCGCTTTGCCGCCGGCGAAAAGCTGCCGGGCGAGATGGAGATCGCCGAAACCTACCGGGTCAACCGCCACACCGTGCGCCGCGCGCTGGCAACGCTGGCGGAACGCGGGCTGGTGCGGGCCGAACGTGGCAGCGGCACTTATGTCGAGGTCCGACGCCTCGCTTATCCGCTGCGCTCACGGACGCGGTTCTCCGAGATCGTCGGCGCCGGCGGCCAGGAGCCGCGCGGCCAGTTGATCGACGCCTCCGACGACGTCGCGACGCGGGAACTCGCGCGGGAACTGGGTTTGAAGACCGGCGCACCGCTGATCCGGATCGAATCGATCAGGTCCGCCGACCGCACGCCGATCTGCGTCAGCACCACCTGGCTTTCCGCCGAACGTTTCCCCGACGCCGGAAAAGTCTTCGCCAACCTGCGCTCGATGACCAAGCTGCTGGCGCATTACGGCGTTCGCGACTACCGGCGGTCGTCGACCAGGATCACCGCCGGGATCGTCGAGGCCACCGATGCCGCACGATTGGACCTCACGCTCGGACGCCCGATCCTCGTGGTCGACAGCACCGACGTCGACACCGAAGGAAGGCCGCTGGTGACAAAGCGCTCGCGCTTCGCCGCCGAGCGTGTCGAGTTTTTGGTGGAGAATAGTTGA
- the phnK gene encoding phosphonate C-P lyase system protein PhnK, with protein sequence MAEPKTLAQDDQPLLVADNLGKNYGRLTACRDVSFALYPGEVLAIVGESGSGKSTLLQLLSAQLAPSAGHVSYRMRDGVLRDLAGLGEAERRFLFRTDWGYVHQDPALGLRMAVSAGANVGERLMAVGWNHYGRIRDTASSWLERVEIDTDRIDDAPKTYSGGMRQRLQIARNLVTEPRLVFMDEPTGGLDVSVQARLLDLMRNLVSELGLAAIVVTHDLAVARLLSHRVMVMKGGRVIETGLTDQVLDDPREPYTQLLVSSILPA encoded by the coding sequence ATGGCTGAGCCCAAAACCCTCGCGCAGGATGACCAGCCGCTGCTGGTCGCTGATAACCTCGGCAAGAACTATGGCCGGCTGACCGCCTGCCGCGACGTATCCTTTGCGCTCTATCCGGGCGAGGTGCTGGCCATCGTCGGCGAGTCCGGCTCGGGCAAGTCGACGCTGCTGCAACTGCTGTCGGCGCAGCTCGCGCCGAGCGCCGGGCATGTCTCCTACCGGATGCGCGACGGCGTGCTGCGCGATCTCGCCGGTCTCGGCGAAGCCGAACGGCGCTTTTTGTTTCGTACCGACTGGGGCTATGTACATCAGGACCCCGCGCTGGGCCTGCGGATGGCGGTGTCGGCCGGCGCCAATGTCGGCGAACGGTTGATGGCTGTGGGTTGGAATCACTACGGCCGCATCCGCGATACTGCGTCATCCTGGCTGGAGCGGGTCGAGATCGATACCGATCGCATCGACGACGCGCCGAAAACCTATTCGGGGGGCATGCGGCAGCGGCTGCAGATCGCGCGCAACCTCGTCACCGAGCCGCGGTTGGTGTTCATGGATGAGCCGACCGGCGGGCTCGATGTTTCCGTACAGGCGCGCCTGCTCGACCTGATGCGCAACCTCGTCAGCGAACTCGGGCTTGCCGCCATCGTCGTCACCCACGATCTCGCCGTGGCGCGGCTGCTGTCGCATCGCGTGATGGTGATGAAGGGCGGGCGCGTCATCGAGACCGGGCTGACCGATCAGGTGCTGGACGATCCCCGCGAGCCCTACACCCAGTTGCTCGTTTCCTCGATTTTGCCGGCGTGA
- the phnD gene encoding phosphonate ABC transporter substrate-binding protein: MINRRIVLAGAAALAFSASGAFAEDWKAKYPEITFAVIPAENGSGVTERYTPLVNYLSKELGIKVNLRVANDYAAVIEGQRAGNIHIGYYGPASFARARVTGVKTDAFVIDVNADGSKGYYSVFYVRANSPYQKIEDLKGKNLGLVDPNSTSGNNMPRFKLNQVGIDPDAFFSKVIFTGSHENAVLALAQGTVDVAANWWNADNDSNLTRMLNKNMVKSSDGTSLKKEDFRIIVKSDLIINSPYAYLSDLPDDMKAAIKKAFLEMAEKDSEGFKKLSDGKNLPWQPITNADYDKTIELIKFVDNLRKKAS, encoded by the coding sequence ATGATCAATCGTCGCATCGTTCTTGCCGGCGCCGCCGCGCTGGCGTTCTCCGCATCCGGCGCATTCGCCGAGGACTGGAAAGCGAAATATCCGGAAATCACCTTCGCGGTGATCCCGGCGGAGAACGGTTCTGGAGTCACCGAGCGTTACACGCCCTTGGTAAACTACTTGTCGAAAGAACTCGGCATCAAGGTCAATCTGCGCGTCGCCAACGACTATGCCGCTGTTATCGAAGGCCAGCGAGCCGGCAACATCCATATCGGCTATTACGGCCCGGCTTCCTTCGCCCGGGCGCGCGTGACCGGTGTCAAGACCGACGCGTTCGTGATCGACGTCAATGCCGACGGCTCCAAGGGCTACTATTCGGTGTTCTACGTGCGCGCCAACAGCCCATACCAGAAGATCGAAGATTTGAAGGGCAAGAATCTCGGGCTGGTCGACCCGAACTCGACCTCCGGCAACAACATGCCGCGCTTCAAGCTGAACCAGGTCGGCATCGACCCGGATGCGTTCTTCTCCAAGGTTATCTTCACGGGTAGCCACGAGAATGCGGTGCTGGCGCTGGCGCAGGGCACCGTCGACGTCGCCGCCAACTGGTGGAACGCTGACAACGATTCGAACCTGACCCGCATGCTCAACAAGAACATGGTCAAGTCGAGCGACGGAACGTCGTTGAAGAAGGAAGACTTCCGCATCATCGTGAAGTCCGACCTCATCATCAACTCGCCCTATGCCTATCTCAGCGACCTGCCCGACGACATGAAGGCCGCGATCAAGAAGGCGTTCCTCGAGATGGCAGAAAAGGACAGCGAAGGCTTCAAGAAGCTGTCAGACGGCAAGAACCTGCCCTGGCAGCCGATCACGAACGCCGACTACGACAAGACCATCGAGTTGATCAAGTTCGTGGACAATCTTCGCAAGAAGGCGTCCTGA
- a CDS encoding alpha-D-ribose 1-methylphosphonate 5-triphosphate diphosphatase, which produces MTSTETIVGNARVVLADRVIERGWIAIANGRIAEFGEGDAPKGSMDAAGDLIMPGLIELHTDHLEMHYVPRPKVFWDPIAAVVSYDGQLATSGITTVLDSLRVWREDGAEEVDGRAGILAEAITAAREANLLRAEHFLHLRCEIPMPSVVEEALELIDRPDVRLMSLMDHTPGQRQFRDEGKLRDYYRGKGAGMTDAELDALFEKRFAYQKAYAATNMREIVALAHKYEIPLASHDDTTEENVADAIQDRVSVAEFPTTMEAARGLHQAGIGILMGAPNVVRGGSHSGNIAAVDLAREGLLDILSSDYIPSSLLMAALQLPQRVPAIDLASAVRTVTKTPAEAVGLSDRGEIATGKRADLIRVHVARDIPVVRSVWREGERVA; this is translated from the coding sequence ATGACTTCGACAGAAACCATTGTTGGCAACGCCCGCGTCGTGCTGGCCGATCGCGTGATCGAACGCGGCTGGATCGCCATCGCTAACGGCCGCATCGCCGAATTCGGCGAGGGTGACGCGCCCAAGGGCAGCATGGATGCCGCCGGTGATTTGATCATGCCGGGCCTGATCGAGCTGCACACCGACCATCTCGAAATGCATTACGTGCCGCGCCCAAAGGTGTTTTGGGATCCGATCGCGGCGGTGGTTTCCTATGACGGCCAGTTGGCGACGTCAGGCATTACCACCGTGCTGGATTCGCTTCGGGTCTGGCGCGAGGACGGCGCCGAGGAGGTTGACGGCAGGGCAGGCATTCTGGCGGAAGCGATCACCGCGGCGCGCGAGGCCAATTTGCTGCGCGCCGAACACTTCCTGCACCTGCGCTGTGAAATTCCGATGCCGAGCGTGGTCGAGGAAGCCTTGGAGCTGATCGACCGGCCCGACGTGCGGCTGATGTCGCTGATGGACCACACGCCCGGGCAGCGTCAGTTCCGCGATGAAGGCAAGCTGCGCGATTATTATCGCGGCAAGGGCGCCGGGATGACCGACGCCGAACTCGATGCCCTGTTCGAAAAGCGTTTTGCCTATCAAAAGGCTTATGCCGCGACCAACATGCGCGAGATCGTGGCGCTTGCCCACAAGTACGAGATCCCGCTTGCCAGCCATGACGACACCACGGAGGAAAACGTCGCCGACGCGATTCAGGATCGTGTCTCGGTGGCGGAGTTTCCGACCACGATGGAGGCGGCGCGCGGTCTGCACCAGGCCGGCATCGGCATTTTGATGGGCGCGCCGAACGTGGTGCGCGGTGGTTCGCATTCCGGCAATATCGCCGCCGTCGATCTCGCCCGCGAGGGACTGTTGGACATCCTGTCCTCCGACTACATCCCGTCGAGCCTGTTGATGGCGGCGCTGCAACTGCCGCAGCGCGTTCCGGCGATCGATCTCGCTTCCGCCGTCCGCACCGTCACCAAGACGCCGGCCGAGGCCGTGGGGCTTTCGGATCGCGGCGAGATCGCAACCGGCAAGCGCGCCGACCTGATCCGGGTGCATGTCGCCCGCGACATTCCGGTGGTGCGCAGCGTCTGGCGGGAAGGGGAGCGGGTCGCATGA
- the phnE gene encoding phosphonate ABC transporter, permease protein PhnE, whose protein sequence is MATAVSILPAPQLAALSEAYRKAVARKRLRLTVAAAVFFAALVVAAVGAEVNLRTFFKFFGNFLSYFDRIFTLEDGTRVWTNPAEWFWGWHKWLRLLGETILISYVGTLMGAVLAFALNFFAAQNTSPGPWLRFTVRRLLEFARTVPGIVFALIFVIAFGLGPMAGVLAIAIHSTGALGKLFSEIVENADMKPVEGVRSTGASWLSCMRFAVLPQVSAGYASYALLRFEINVREASVMGFVGAGGIGQELVVAIRKFYYSDVSAILVTIIATVFIIDIGTGWLRGRLFGKDARS, encoded by the coding sequence ATGGCGACCGCCGTATCCATCCTTCCAGCGCCGCAACTGGCTGCCTTGAGCGAGGCCTATCGCAAGGCCGTCGCCCGCAAGCGGCTTCGGTTGACGGTGGCGGCAGCGGTCTTCTTTGCCGCGCTGGTCGTCGCGGCCGTCGGCGCTGAAGTAAACCTGCGCACGTTCTTCAAGTTCTTCGGAAACTTCCTCAGCTATTTCGACCGGATCTTCACGCTGGAAGACGGCACCAGGGTCTGGACTAACCCGGCGGAATGGTTCTGGGGCTGGCACAAATGGCTCCGGCTGCTCGGCGAAACCATCCTGATCAGCTATGTCGGCACCCTGATGGGTGCGGTGCTGGCGTTCGCGCTGAACTTCTTCGCTGCGCAAAACACCTCGCCGGGGCCGTGGCTGCGCTTCACGGTGCGGCGTCTCTTGGAATTCGCCCGCACCGTTCCCGGCATCGTATTCGCGCTGATCTTTGTCATCGCCTTCGGCCTCGGCCCGATGGCGGGCGTGCTGGCGATTGCGATCCACTCCACAGGGGCGCTTGGAAAGCTGTTCTCGGAGATCGTTGAAAACGCCGACATGAAACCGGTCGAAGGCGTGCGCTCGACCGGCGCGAGCTGGCTGTCCTGCATGCGCTTTGCCGTGTTGCCGCAGGTGTCGGCGGGCTATGCCAGCTATGCGTTGCTGCGCTTCGAGATCAACGTCCGCGAGGCATCGGTGATGGGCTTCGTCGGCGCCGGCGGCATCGGCCAGGAGCTCGTGGTCGCGATCCGAAAATTCTATTACTCCGATGTCAGCGCGATCCTCGTGACCATCATCGCGACCGTCTTCATCATCGACATCGGCACCGGCTGGCTGCGCGGCCGGCTGTTCGGCAAGGATGCCCGGTCATGA
- the phnH gene encoding phosphonate C-P lyase system protein PhnH, whose translation MTTVAELPAGFADKVLSAQSTFRSVMDAMARPGSVQRIAATAGTPDAMMRGSAAIALTLFDHDTPIWLDSAMSETPDVSKWLKFHTSAPVIADSSIASFALIGDPANLPPLDRFAFGSNEYPDRATTLILQVESLAHGTVFELRGPGIDGTATLRAGIEPHDLFERLAVNSALFPRGIDVVLVHDDAIVAIPRTTRLVAKGD comes from the coding sequence ATGACAACGGTTGCAGAACTGCCCGCAGGATTTGCCGACAAGGTGTTGTCGGCGCAATCGACCTTCCGCTCAGTCATGGATGCGATGGCGCGCCCCGGCAGCGTCCAGCGTATCGCCGCTACCGCCGGTACACCAGACGCGATGATGCGCGGCTCTGCGGCCATCGCGCTGACCCTGTTCGACCACGACACGCCGATTTGGCTGGATTCGGCGATGTCGGAAACTCCTGATGTTTCCAAATGGCTCAAGTTCCATACCAGCGCGCCTGTCATTGCGGATTCGTCGATCGCGAGCTTCGCGCTGATCGGCGATCCCGCAAACCTGCCGCCGCTCGATCGCTTCGCGTTCGGCAGCAATGAATATCCGGACCGCGCGACGACGCTGATTCTGCAGGTCGAAAGCCTGGCGCACGGTACTGTTTTCGAATTGCGCGGTCCCGGCATCGACGGCACCGCAACCCTGCGAGCCGGGATCGAGCCGCACGACCTGTTCGAACGGCTCGCGGTCAATTCCGCGCTGTTTCCTCGCGGCATCGACGTCGTGCTGGTTCATGACGACGCCATTGTCGCGATACCGCGCACGACGCGGCTTGTTGCGAAGGGAGACTGA